One genomic region from Vibrio cyclitrophicus encodes:
- a CDS encoding NupC/NupG family nucleoside CNT transporter, whose protein sequence is MSLFMSLVGMVVLIAIAVLLSDNRKAINLRTVGGAFAIQFALGAFVLYIPWGRDLLAGFSAGVANVIDYGKDGTGFLFGSLVNFSVDGIGFIFAFQVLPTLIFFSALISVLYYIGVMQVVIKVLGGGLQKALGTSRAESMSAAANIFVGQTEAPLVVRPFVPKMTNSELFAVMCGGLASVAGGVLAGYASMGVPLEYLVAASFMAAPGGLLFAKIIKPETDTPDDNIADEMDGGDDKPANVIDAAAGGASVGLQLALNVGAMLLAFIGLIALINGILGGIGGWFGMENLTLELLLGWIFAPLAFIIGVPWEEATIAGSFIGQKTVVNEFVAYLNFVPYIGDNAQIVEATGQVMSVKTQAIISFALCGFANLSSIAILLGGLGGIAPSRRHDIARMGVKAVIAGTLSNLMAATIAGFFLSF, encoded by the coding sequence ATGAGCCTGTTTATGAGCCTAGTCGGTATGGTCGTACTGATTGCAATCGCAGTACTACTATCTGACAACCGCAAAGCTATTAATCTAAGAACAGTGGGTGGCGCTTTCGCTATCCAATTCGCACTTGGTGCATTCGTACTTTACATCCCTTGGGGTCGCGATCTACTTGCAGGTTTCTCTGCTGGTGTAGCAAACGTGATCGACTACGGTAAAGACGGTACTGGTTTCCTATTCGGCAGCCTAGTTAACTTCTCGGTTGACGGTATCGGTTTCATCTTTGCTTTCCAAGTACTACCAACTCTGATTTTCTTCTCTGCACTTATCTCTGTACTTTACTACATTGGTGTAATGCAGGTTGTAATCAAAGTTCTAGGTGGTGGTCTTCAGAAAGCTCTAGGTACTTCTCGCGCCGAGTCTATGTCTGCAGCTGCAAACATCTTCGTTGGTCAAACGGAAGCGCCTCTAGTTGTTCGTCCATTTGTTCCTAAAATGACTAACTCTGAACTATTCGCAGTAATGTGTGGTGGTTTGGCTTCTGTAGCTGGTGGTGTACTAGCAGGTTACGCATCTATGGGCGTTCCTCTAGAGTACCTAGTTGCCGCGTCATTCATGGCAGCACCTGGTGGCCTACTATTCGCTAAAATCATCAAACCTGAGACAGATACGCCAGACGATAACATCGCTGACGAAATGGACGGTGGCGATGACAAACCAGCTAACGTTATCGACGCAGCAGCTGGTGGCGCATCAGTTGGTCTACAACTAGCTCTTAACGTTGGTGCAATGCTACTAGCATTCATCGGTCTAATTGCTCTAATCAACGGTATCCTAGGTGGCATCGGTGGTTGGTTTGGTATGGAAAACCTAACTCTAGAACTTCTTCTAGGTTGGATATTCGCACCACTAGCATTCATCATTGGTGTACCATGGGAAGAAGCGACTATCGCTGGTTCTTTCATTGGTCAGAAGACAGTTGTTAACGAATTCGTTGCATACTTAAACTTCGTACCATACATCGGTGACAACGCTCAAATCGTTGAAGCGACTGGTCAAGTGATGTCTGTTAAGACTCAAGCAATTATCTCATTCGCTCTATGTGGTTTCGCAAACCTTTCTTCAATTGCGATTCTTCTAGGTGGTCTAGGTGGTATTGCACCAAGCCGTCGCCACGACATCGCTCGTATGGGTGTTAAAGCGGTTATTGCTGGTACTCTATCTAACCTGATGGCAGCAACAATTGCTGGCTTCTTCCTGTCTTTCTAA
- the deoC gene encoding deoxyribose-phosphate aldolase, with translation MSDLKAAALRALKLMDLTTLNDDDTTEKVVALCHDAKTAVGNTAAICIYPRFIPAAKKALREQGTPEVRIATVTNFPHGNDDIEIAVAETKAAVAYGADEVDVVFPYRALIAGNEEVGFELVKQCKAACGDITLKVIIETGELKEEALIKKASQICIEAGADFIKTSTGKVPVNATPEYARMMLEVIRDMGVAKTVGFKPAGGVRTAEDAALYLAMADELLGAEWADNMHYRFGASSLLTNLLNTLEVTDQTADPAAY, from the coding sequence ATGAGCGATTTAAAAGCAGCAGCTCTACGTGCACTTAAACTTATGGACCTAACTACGCTAAATGACGACGATACTACTGAGAAAGTAGTGGCGCTTTGTCATGACGCGAAGACTGCAGTAGGCAACACAGCTGCAATCTGTATTTACCCTCGCTTTATCCCAGCAGCTAAGAAAGCGTTGCGTGAGCAAGGTACTCCAGAAGTACGCATTGCGACTGTAACTAACTTCCCTCATGGTAATGACGACATCGAAATTGCTGTTGCAGAAACAAAAGCAGCAGTAGCGTACGGCGCAGATGAAGTTGACGTAGTATTCCCATACCGTGCTCTTATTGCTGGCAACGAAGAAGTTGGCTTTGAGCTAGTTAAGCAATGTAAAGCTGCTTGTGGTGACATCACGCTTAAAGTGATCATCGAAACAGGTGAACTGAAAGAAGAAGCACTGATCAAGAAAGCTTCTCAAATCTGTATCGAAGCTGGTGCAGACTTCATCAAAACTTCAACAGGTAAAGTGCCAGTAAACGCGACTCCAGAGTACGCGCGCATGATGCTTGAAGTTATTCGTGACATGGGCGTTGCTAAAACAGTTGGTTTCAAACCTGCTGGTGGCGTTCGTACTGCTGAAGATGCAGCACTATACCTAGCAATGGCTGATGAGCTACTAGGCGCTGAGTGGGCAGACAACATGCACTACCGTTTTGGTGCTTCAAGCCTACTAACTAACCTTCTTAATACATTAGAAGTGACAGACCAAACTGCTGATCCAGCAGCATACTAA
- the deoA gene encoding thymidine phosphorylase — MYLPQEIIRRKRDNEVLTTEEINFFIQGVAKNTVSEGQIAAFAMAIFFNEMTMPERIALTCAMRDSGMVIDWSHMNFDGPIVDKHSTGGVGDVTSLMLGPMVAACGGFVPMISGRGLGHTGGTLDKLESIPGYNITPTNDVFGAVTKDAGVAIIGQTGDLAPADKRVYATRDITATVDNISLITASILSKKLAAGLDSLVMDVKVGSGAFMPTYEASEELAKSIVAVANGAGTKTTAILTDMNQVLASSAGNAVEVREAVQFLTGEYRNPRLLEITLASCAEMLVLGNLAKDSDEAREKLMAVLDNGKAAECFGKMVAGLGGPADFVTNYDNYLEKAEIVKPVYALESGVVSAMDTRAIGMAVVGMGGGRRVATDSIDYAVGFDSFIRLGEVASDDKPLAMIHARNEQQWQEAATALQHAITVGGEYTATPDVYRQIRSEDV; from the coding sequence ATGTATCTACCTCAAGAAATTATTCGCAGAAAACGTGATAACGAAGTACTAACCACAGAAGAAATTAACTTCTTCATCCAAGGTGTCGCTAAAAACACGGTTTCTGAAGGCCAGATTGCTGCATTCGCAATGGCTATCTTTTTTAATGAAATGACGATGCCAGAACGCATCGCACTAACATGTGCAATGCGTGATTCAGGCATGGTGATTGATTGGAGTCACATGAACTTTGATGGCCCAATCGTTGATAAACACTCTACTGGTGGTGTTGGTGACGTAACTTCCCTGATGCTTGGCCCTATGGTGGCAGCATGTGGCGGTTTCGTTCCTATGATCTCTGGTCGTGGTTTAGGCCACACTGGCGGTACACTAGATAAATTAGAATCTATCCCTGGTTATAATATTACGCCAACCAACGATGTATTTGGTGCAGTAACCAAAGATGCTGGTGTGGCGATCATCGGCCAAACGGGCGACCTAGCACCGGCTGATAAGCGCGTTTATGCGACTCGTGATATCACGGCAACAGTAGATAACATCTCGCTAATCACAGCTTCAATCCTCTCGAAGAAACTGGCAGCCGGCCTTGATTCTTTAGTGATGGACGTAAAAGTAGGTTCAGGCGCATTTATGCCTACGTATGAAGCCTCTGAAGAACTAGCGAAATCTATCGTTGCAGTAGCAAACGGTGCTGGCACTAAAACAACAGCAATCCTAACGGATATGAACCAAGTTCTGGCTTCTTCAGCGGGTAACGCAGTCGAAGTACGTGAAGCGGTTCAATTCCTAACTGGTGAATACCGTAATCCACGTTTGTTGGAAATCACACTAGCGTCGTGTGCGGAAATGTTGGTGCTGGGTAATCTAGCTAAAGATTCCGATGAAGCGCGTGAAAAACTGATGGCAGTACTGGATAACGGTAAAGCAGCAGAATGCTTCGGTAAGATGGTAGCGGGCCTTGGTGGTCCTGCAGATTTCGTAACGAACTACGATAACTACCTAGAAAAAGCAGAAATTGTTAAACCAGTGTACGCACTCGAAAGCGGTGTAGTATCAGCGATGGATACGCGTGCAATTGGTATGGCTGTCGTTGGTATGGGCGGTGGTCGCCGCGTAGCAACAGACAGCATTGATTACGCAGTCGGTTTTGATAGCTTCATTCGCCTTGGCGAAGTAGCAAGCGACGATAAACCATTAGCAATGATTCATGCTCGCAATGAACAACAGTGGCAAGAAGCTGCGACGGCATTACAACATGCAATCACTGTGGGCGGAGAATATACAGCAACGCCAGACGTTTACCGTCAGATTCGTTCTGAAGACGTGTAA
- a CDS encoding phosphopentomutase, whose amino-acid sequence MKRAFILVLDSFGIGETADADTFGDVGSDTMGHIADHCDQGLADNADRKGPLTLPNLSKLGLAMAHKESTGRFAPGMDADAEIIGAYGHAAELSSGKDTPSGHWEIAGVPVLFDWGYFTDKENSFPKELTDRILERAGLSGFLGNCHSSGTEILDNLGEEHMKSGLPIFYTSADSVFQIACHEETFGLQNLLDLCQVAREELADYNIGRVIARPFIGAGKGQFERTGNRRDLSVEPPAATILQKLVDEKGGNVHSIGKISDIYAGCGITQKTKATGIPALFEATKEAITEAGDNTIVFTNFVDFDSAYGHRRDVAGYAAALEYFDGRINEIIDMMKEDDVLILTADHGCDPTWPGSDHTREHIPVIVYGNKVPAGSLGRRDTFADIGQSLASYFGTSPMGYGTSFL is encoded by the coding sequence ATGAAAAGAGCATTTATTTTAGTTTTAGATTCATTCGGTATCGGTGAAACAGCGGATGCAGATACATTTGGCGATGTAGGTTCGGATACAATGGGTCACATTGCTGACCATTGTGATCAAGGCCTTGCAGACAACGCGGATCGTAAAGGTCCACTAACGCTGCCAAACCTGTCTAAGCTAGGTTTAGCGATGGCTCACAAAGAGTCTACAGGTCGCTTTGCTCCTGGTATGGATGCAGACGCAGAGATCATTGGCGCGTACGGTCACGCAGCTGAGCTGTCTTCTGGTAAAGATACGCCATCAGGTCACTGGGAAATCGCAGGTGTACCGGTATTGTTTGACTGGGGCTACTTCACCGACAAAGAGAACAGCTTTCCAAAGGAACTGACTGACCGAATTCTTGAGCGTGCTGGTTTGTCTGGATTCTTAGGAAACTGCCACTCATCGGGTACGGAAATCCTAGATAATCTGGGTGAAGAGCACATGAAGTCTGGCTTGCCAATCTTCTACACTTCTGCAGACTCTGTCTTCCAGATCGCTTGTCATGAAGAGACATTCGGCCTACAAAACCTATTAGACCTTTGTCAGGTCGCTCGTGAAGAGCTAGCTGACTACAACATTGGTCGTGTTATCGCTCGTCCGTTTATTGGTGCGGGTAAAGGTCAATTTGAACGTACTGGTAACCGTCGCGATCTTTCTGTGGAGCCGCCAGCGGCAACTATCCTTCAGAAACTTGTTGATGAGAAGGGCGGCAACGTTCACTCAATCGGTAAGATCTCTGATATCTACGCAGGTTGTGGTATCACTCAGAAAACTAAAGCAACAGGTATTCCAGCGCTATTTGAAGCAACCAAAGAAGCGATCACTGAAGCGGGCGACAACACTATCGTGTTCACTAACTTCGTTGATTTCGACTCAGCATACGGCCACCGTCGTGATGTTGCAGGTTACGCAGCGGCACTTGAGTACTTCGATGGTCGCATCAATGAAATCATCGATATGATGAAAGAAGATGACGTACTTATCCTAACGGCAGACCACGGTTGTGACCCAACGTGGCCGGGTTCAGACCATACTCGTGAACATATCCCAGTGATCGTTTACGGTAACAAGGTTCCAGCAGGCTCTCTAGGCCGTCGTGATACTTTCGCTGATATCGGTCAAAGCTTAGCGTCATACTTTGGCACATCGCCAATGGGATACGGTACAAGCTTTTTATAA
- the deoD gene encoding purine-nucleoside phosphorylase codes for MATPHINAEMGDFADVVLMPGDPLRAKYIAETFLEEVVQVCDVRNMFGYTGTYKGRKVSVMGHGMGIPSCSIYATELIKDFGVKKIIRVGSCGAVSEDIKVRDVVIGMGACTDSKVNRIRFKGHDFAAIADYKMVRAAEDAAKARGVDVKVGNLFSAELFYTPDPEMFEVMDKYGIVGVEMEAAGIYGVCAEYGAKALTICTVSDHIKTGEQTTSDERQTTFNDMMIIALDSVLLGDQE; via the coding sequence ATGGCTACTCCACATATTAATGCTGAAATGGGTGATTTCGCTGACGTAGTTCTAATGCCAGGCGATCCGCTACGCGCTAAATACATTGCTGAAACCTTCTTAGAAGAAGTGGTTCAGGTGTGTGATGTTCGTAATATGTTTGGTTACACCGGTACTTACAAAGGTCGTAAGGTGTCAGTCATGGGGCACGGTATGGGCATTCCATCTTGTTCTATCTACGCGACTGAGCTGATCAAAGACTTTGGTGTGAAAAAGATCATTCGTGTCGGCAGTTGTGGTGCAGTGAGTGAAGATATCAAGGTGCGTGATGTGGTGATTGGCATGGGCGCGTGTACCGACTCAAAAGTGAACCGTATTCGCTTTAAAGGTCATGACTTCGCGGCTATCGCAGATTACAAAATGGTGCGCGCGGCAGAAGATGCAGCCAAAGCTCGCGGTGTCGACGTAAAAGTGGGCAACCTATTCTCGGCTGAGCTGTTCTATACGCCAGACCCTGAAATGTTCGAAGTTATGGACAAGTACGGCATCGTCGGCGTAGAGATGGAAGCGGCGGGTATCTATGGCGTATGTGCTGAATACGGCGCAAAAGCTCTGACTATTTGTACTGTTTCTGATCACATCAAAACGGGTGAGCAAACGACATCAGACGAACGTCAAACAACTTTCAACGACATGATGATAATTGCACTGGATTCTGTGCTTCTTGGTGACCAAGAGTAA
- a CDS encoding YtjB family periplasmic protein: MNESLFSIRNALRMLALILLATMFVVTIKNTVVISKGNEKIQAKQLETLTKVLISQASLSASKMITQQDQERLLELTNQLSQDRLVFDTTIYDAEGIRLASSEKALSVREVLGLDTPLSTASIGRQQLVEPIYSPEKTIIGFIRVTFETGKMTAISDHHYRKSDRYMIGMVLMGFVSGVLFIMLIRRRQTKSGENLLLKNVSS, encoded by the coding sequence ATGAATGAATCATTGTTCTCAATACGTAACGCTTTACGAATGTTAGCCCTCATTTTGTTGGCTACCATGTTCGTCGTGACGATTAAAAATACGGTCGTGATCAGTAAAGGCAACGAGAAAATCCAAGCAAAACAACTAGAGACACTAACCAAGGTTCTTATCTCTCAGGCATCACTTTCTGCTAGTAAGATGATCACGCAACAAGACCAAGAACGACTGCTTGAACTCACTAATCAGCTGTCTCAAGATCGACTGGTATTCGATACCACCATCTACGATGCAGAGGGTATTCGACTGGCATCGAGCGAAAAAGCACTCTCGGTACGCGAAGTTCTTGGCTTAGACACGCCACTTTCAACAGCAAGTATCGGCAGGCAGCAGTTAGTCGAACCTATCTACTCACCAGAAAAAACGATCATCGGTTTTATTCGTGTGACGTTTGAAACGGGGAAAATGACGGCGATTTCTGATCACCACTATCGAAAAAGCGATCGTTATATGATCGGTATGGTCTTAATGGGCTTCGTCAGTGGTGTGCTGTTCATTATGCTGATTCGCAGAAGACAAACGAAATCTGGCGAGAACTTACTGCTTAAGAATGTAAGCTCTTAA
- the serB gene encoding phosphoserine phosphatase, with the protein MDAQKYLPIKRHTTLLTRLPETRFASQLAKAKANWIVFGEYLSPQSFDDIDFFTGTYNTILDTWKVGKYEVALMSGNLTPLHEEILQALKLDYACLSEVPDLSKPGLIVMDMDSTAIQIECIDEIAKLAGVGELVSEITERAMQGELDFEQSLRQRVGALKGADEAILEQVRQSLPFMPDLVELVNTLNKLGWKTAIASGGFTYFSDYLKDTLDLHHAQSNTLEIVNGKLTGEVLGDVVSAQTKADILVELAEEYELELHNTVAVGDGANDLVMMGSAGLGIAYHAKPKVEQQAQTAVRYAGLGGVLCILSGVLAKQQKISWQAKP; encoded by the coding sequence ATGGACGCTCAGAAATATCTGCCGATTAAAAGGCATACGACATTATTAACTCGACTTCCCGAGACTCGTTTCGCTTCTCAACTCGCTAAAGCTAAAGCCAATTGGATCGTATTTGGCGAGTACTTATCACCACAATCTTTCGATGACATCGATTTCTTTACTGGCACTTACAACACTATTCTAGATACTTGGAAAGTGGGCAAATACGAAGTGGCATTGATGTCTGGAAATTTAACGCCGCTACATGAAGAAATCCTACAGGCTCTAAAGCTTGATTATGCTTGCCTTAGCGAGGTCCCTGACTTATCTAAGCCAGGTTTGATTGTGATGGATATGGACTCCACAGCGATTCAAATTGAATGTATTGATGAGATCGCTAAGTTAGCTGGAGTGGGGGAGTTAGTCTCTGAAATTACAGAGCGCGCAATGCAAGGTGAGCTCGATTTTGAACAGAGCCTTCGCCAGAGGGTTGGAGCACTTAAAGGTGCTGATGAAGCGATTCTTGAGCAAGTGCGTCAATCTCTGCCATTCATGCCAGACCTTGTTGAACTTGTTAATACGCTCAATAAACTTGGCTGGAAAACTGCTATCGCATCCGGTGGCTTTACTTACTTCTCAGATTACCTAAAAGATACACTTGATCTTCACCACGCTCAGTCAAACACCCTCGAAATCGTTAATGGTAAGTTGACGGGTGAAGTTTTAGGTGATGTTGTTTCGGCGCAGACTAAAGCGGATATCTTAGTTGAGCTAGCGGAAGAGTATGAACTTGAACTGCATAACACGGTTGCTGTGGGTGATGGTGCTAACGACTTGGTGATGATGGGCTCTGCGGGCTTAGGGATAGCTTACCATGCAAAACCCAAGGTAGAGCAGCAAGCTCAAACCGCAGTGCGTTACGCAGGTTTAGGTGGTGTGCTTTGTATCTTGTCGGGTGTATTAGCTAAGCAGCAAAAGATTAGCTGGCAAGCCAAACCTTAG
- a CDS encoding PilZ domain-containing protein, protein MQQSEILSVAERLIPAYHAEDFEFLLSQMTEGESPSLKLLVKMELNRIMAPCTKSIDLRGRIDNECRQFTLDGRKHWLDDIALNAYQRGTKKFKGYTEGTWELVMTPRTQPLRSVVNISSQNKHDITNANSPYEAEAINLGYDLKRQENRLKISSQVEVTTSKGQSLHGVTVDISPSGAKFKVPSTFRYNLGEIISVKFTELVEKSLEIDVNKAIEFRVLGIDESYENNAVKFLRTIKVSDNNILARLLDESLNSSSKKTSHENQDRVIRTRTRGIEHTYLKHTCNLPLFFSGSELKLALLTDNNHPLWQYWHDERNQQALGTLFNEQRMNLLAKPGVKGTSNVIYSFTHEHQNKTLFYSMMLPEASREQRQLFWHIGGKRKSWKAFKFSVFELSETERQSLAKHSDTLAQSSEQLTHCGILQEIGDHESAADYLLSEKPRIPSSELNRFRHPRTVVGNIQSIYFDSQTRRKEPRYKFKSPLQLASQDGTTANGHTLDISKRGLSITLEHPMVLKTSDSVLVNFNELQLYDKNLPLSTVPYHVIRVSPNGRNVQLVIEENAKTMRTIAFLNGLIDQNQSKLIKKKEILPTHSLLESLHNILLSKMVSSPIFIDKPSSTLRCKIIGVNFPLNKHLALLAKLGHNQKFSLEPIFKGHSNSLLAEPLKRIEGAEPKHHDVYIAAVKFGDKIQSVHTKLVKDFTSAKERILFIKKAQHLGDVYVLRVTTAPIFNPLTSLFQSDLEELARISMHQAKKLENEVTAFIGYGEIEDITDEVLIRLELTR, encoded by the coding sequence ATGCAGCAATCTGAAATTCTATCTGTAGCAGAACGACTTATCCCGGCTTACCACGCCGAAGATTTCGAATTCCTTCTTTCACAAATGACAGAAGGCGAATCGCCGTCTCTAAAGCTACTCGTTAAAATGGAACTGAATCGTATCATGGCTCCGTGTACAAAGAGCATTGATTTACGCGGGCGTATTGATAATGAATGTCGCCAGTTCACGCTAGACGGCCGTAAACACTGGCTTGATGACATCGCTTTGAATGCTTACCAACGCGGCACTAAAAAGTTTAAAGGTTACACAGAGGGCACGTGGGAGTTGGTAATGACACCACGAACTCAGCCACTTCGCAGTGTTGTTAATATCTCCTCTCAAAATAAACATGACATCACCAATGCGAATAGTCCATATGAAGCAGAAGCGATTAACTTGGGCTACGATTTAAAACGTCAAGAAAACAGACTCAAGATCAGTTCACAGGTTGAAGTGACAACATCTAAAGGTCAAAGCCTACATGGTGTGACAGTTGATATATCTCCGTCAGGCGCAAAATTCAAAGTACCAAGCACCTTTCGATACAATCTTGGTGAAATCATTAGTGTTAAATTCACAGAGTTGGTTGAGAAATCTCTAGAGATCGATGTTAACAAAGCCATTGAATTCCGTGTTTTGGGCATTGATGAATCTTATGAAAACAATGCTGTCAAATTTTTAAGAACCATCAAAGTAAGCGACAACAATATTTTAGCTCGCTTACTCGATGAATCTTTAAATAGTTCAAGTAAAAAAACCAGCCATGAGAACCAAGATAGGGTTATTCGAACTCGTACCCGAGGTATCGAACACACCTACTTAAAACACACCTGTAACCTTCCCCTATTTTTCAGTGGTAGCGAACTAAAACTGGCTCTGCTCACGGATAACAATCATCCATTGTGGCAATACTGGCACGACGAACGAAACCAGCAAGCTTTGGGTACCTTATTCAACGAACAAAGAATGAACTTGCTGGCCAAGCCAGGAGTAAAGGGAACCAGTAACGTTATCTACTCTTTTACTCACGAGCATCAAAATAAGACTTTATTCTACTCGATGATGCTACCGGAGGCCTCTCGCGAACAACGACAACTGTTCTGGCACATCGGTGGTAAGCGTAAAAGCTGGAAAGCGTTCAAGTTCTCTGTCTTTGAGCTATCAGAGACTGAGCGACAATCTTTAGCTAAGCACTCGGATACGCTCGCTCAAAGCTCAGAGCAACTGACGCATTGCGGTATATTGCAAGAGATCGGCGATCACGAAAGCGCTGCGGATTACCTACTGAGTGAAAAACCTCGCATTCCAAGCAGTGAACTGAACCGTTTCCGTCACCCACGTACCGTTGTTGGAAATATTCAAAGTATCTACTTTGACTCTCAAACTCGTCGTAAAGAACCGAGATACAAATTTAAATCTCCTTTGCAACTGGCCTCACAAGATGGCACAACAGCGAATGGACACACTTTGGATATCTCGAAACGTGGACTCAGTATTACTCTTGAGCATCCAATGGTACTCAAGACTAGTGACTCTGTATTAGTGAACTTTAATGAGCTTCAACTCTATGACAAAAATTTGCCATTAAGCACAGTTCCATACCACGTTATTCGAGTAAGTCCTAACGGTCGCAACGTACAATTAGTGATCGAAGAAAACGCGAAGACTATGCGAACCATCGCATTCCTTAACGGGCTTATCGATCAAAACCAAAGCAAACTGATTAAGAAAAAAGAGATTCTACCAACGCATTCGTTGCTTGAATCACTGCACAACATTTTGCTGAGCAAGATGGTGAGCAGTCCAATATTCATTGATAAACCAAGCTCAACACTGCGCTGTAAGATCATTGGTGTGAATTTCCCATTGAATAAGCATCTAGCCTTGCTCGCAAAGCTTGGACACAATCAAAAGTTCTCACTCGAACCTATTTTCAAAGGGCACTCTAACTCGCTACTGGCTGAGCCACTAAAAAGGATTGAAGGGGCAGAACCTAAACACCATGACGTCTACATTGCTGCGGTTAAGTTTGGTGACAAGATCCAATCCGTACATACGAAACTGGTCAAAGATTTCACGTCTGCAAAAGAGCGAATCTTATTCATTAAGAAGGCACAGCACTTAGGTGACGTATACGTATTGCGAGTCACGACAGCTCCCATCTTTAATCCACTCACCAGTTTATTCCAATCGGATTTAGAAGAACTTGCACGAATCAGCATGCACCAGGCGAAGAAATTAGAAAATGAGGTCACCGCTTTTATCGGTTATGGTGAGATAGAAGATATTACCGATGAAGTATTGATCCGATTAGAGTTAACACGTTAA
- the radA gene encoding DNA repair protein RadA encodes MAKAKRAYVCNDCGADFPRWQGQCNACGAWNTITEVRLAASPQVARNERLSGYAGSVTESSVQTLSEINLQEVPRFSSGFKELDRVLGGGVVPGAAILIGGNPGAGKSTLLLQTMCQLSSQLPTLYVTGEESLQQVAMRASRLGLPKEHLKMLSETNVDKICQVAEKEQPKIMVIDSIQVMHVADVQSSPGSVAQVRESATALTRYAKQNNVAVFLVGHVTKDGTLAGPKVLEHIIDCSVLLDGGTDSRFRTLRSHKNRFGAVNELGVFAMTGQGLKEVSNPSAIFLSRGEEETSGSSVMVVWEGTRPLLVEIQALVDYSQLANPRRVAVGLEQNRLSLLLAVLHKHGGLQMADQDVFVNVVGGVKVTETSADLALVMALLSSFRDRALPKDVVVFGEVGLAGEIRPVPSGQERLNEAFKHGFKKAIVPAANMPKGGIPGMQIHGVKKLSEAINAFDEL; translated from the coding sequence ATGGCTAAGGCAAAACGAGCTTATGTGTGTAATGACTGTGGCGCTGACTTTCCACGTTGGCAAGGGCAGTGCAACGCATGTGGTGCTTGGAACACGATTACAGAAGTTAGGTTAGCCGCTTCACCTCAGGTAGCGCGCAATGAAAGATTATCTGGTTATGCTGGTTCTGTAACAGAATCGAGCGTTCAGACATTATCTGAAATTAATCTACAAGAAGTGCCACGTTTTAGCAGTGGTTTCAAAGAACTCGATCGCGTACTCGGTGGTGGCGTCGTTCCTGGCGCTGCGATTCTGATCGGTGGTAATCCCGGTGCAGGTAAATCAACCCTGTTACTGCAGACCATGTGTCAGCTTTCTTCGCAATTACCGACTCTCTATGTCACTGGGGAAGAATCCTTACAGCAGGTAGCGATGCGAGCGTCTCGATTGGGCTTACCAAAAGAGCACTTAAAAATGCTCTCTGAAACCAACGTCGATAAAATCTGTCAGGTCGCTGAAAAAGAGCAGCCTAAGATCATGGTTATCGACTCGATCCAAGTTATGCATGTCGCTGATGTTCAGTCATCGCCAGGCAGTGTTGCTCAAGTTCGTGAGTCAGCAACGGCATTAACGCGCTATGCGAAACAAAACAACGTTGCTGTGTTCTTAGTGGGACACGTAACTAAAGACGGTACTCTGGCTGGCCCCAAGGTACTTGAACACATTATTGACTGTTCCGTGCTGTTAGATGGCGGAACCGATAGCCGCTTTAGAACGCTACGTAGCCACAAAAACCGTTTTGGTGCGGTTAATGAGTTGGGTGTGTTTGCAATGACAGGCCAAGGCCTGAAAGAAGTCAGCAATCCATCGGCTATTTTCTTGTCTCGCGGTGAAGAAGAAACCTCAGGCAGTTCCGTGATGGTGGTTTGGGAAGGGACGCGTCCACTTCTTGTTGAAATCCAAGCGCTGGTGGACTATTCGCAGCTGGCAAACCCACGTCGTGTCGCTGTCGGCCTAGAGCAAAACAGGCTTTCGTTGTTATTAGCGGTGCTGCATAAACACGGCGGCTTACAAATGGCTGACCAAGATGTGTTTGTGAATGTCGTCGGTGGTGTTAAAGTAACCGAAACCAGTGCTGATCTTGCGTTGGTGATGGCTCTACTTTCAAGTTTCAGAGATCGCGCATTGCCAAAAGATGTGGTGGTATTTGGAGAAGTAGGCCTAGCGGGTGAGATTCGACCGGTACCGAGTGGGCAAGAGCGTCTAAATGAGGCATTTAAACACGGCTTTAAGAAAGCGATTGTACCGGCAGCAAACATGCCTAAAGGTGGCATTCCTGGAATGCAGATCCACGGCGTGAAAAAATTATCGGAAGCAATTAATGCTTTTGATGAGTTGTAA